A window of the Salipiger sp. H15 genome harbors these coding sequences:
- a CDS encoding ABC transporter permease → MKPGKILSTLFFWIVGIAMIAPFVVIAGVSVNERKSLTFPPEGFNLGWYADLFLDAEWRAPLMNSLTIALLASVVAVLVAFPIAWFNWRYRTGFGKLVAGLGAMPFLLPPVITAMGFLTFFVILGRYGEFWTVVVAHAVFLVTLPLVSLSLGFEDIDTSLVEASRSMGASETTVLRTVVLPMIRPYVISGFCFVFVISLNEYIIAVMTVGAVFETLPMKIFNALRYGYTPVMAAASVVFVAATVLIFSLVAAFSDLPKLLGARSK, encoded by the coding sequence ATGAAACCCGGCAAGATCCTCTCCACCCTCTTCTTCTGGATCGTCGGCATCGCGATGATCGCCCCCTTCGTGGTGATCGCCGGGGTCTCGGTCAACGAGCGCAAGTCGCTGACCTTCCCGCCCGAGGGGTTCAACCTCGGCTGGTACGCGGACCTGTTCCTCGACGCCGAATGGCGCGCGCCGCTGATGAACTCGCTGACCATCGCGCTGCTCGCCTCGGTCGTGGCTGTGCTGGTCGCCTTCCCCATCGCCTGGTTCAACTGGCGCTACCGCACCGGCTTCGGCAAGCTGGTGGCCGGGCTCGGGGCCATGCCGTTCCTGCTGCCTCCCGTCATCACCGCCATGGGCTTCCTGACCTTCTTCGTCATCCTCGGCCGCTACGGCGAGTTCTGGACGGTGGTCGTCGCCCACGCGGTGTTCCTCGTCACCCTGCCGCTGGTCTCGCTGTCGCTCGGCTTCGAGGACATCGACACCAGCCTCGTGGAAGCCTCGCGCTCGATGGGAGCGTCCGAGACCACGGTGCTGCGCACCGTCGTGCTGCCGATGATCCGCCCCTACGTGATCTCGGGCTTCTGCTTCGTCTTCGTGATCTCGCTCAACGAATACATCATCGCTGTGATGACAGTGGGTGCCGTCTTCGAAACCCTGCCGATGAAGATCTTCAACGCCCTGCGCTACGGCTACACGCCGGTCATGGCCGCCGCCTCGGTGGTGTTCGTGGCCGCCACCGTGCTGATCTTCTCCCTCGTCGCGGCCTTCAGCGACCTGCCGAAACTGCTTGGAGCCAGAAGCAAATGA
- the speB gene encoding agmatinase: MSELNQPLGGNVMPRTGGPGTMMRLPTQPTAEGLDACFVGIPMDIGTSNRPGTRLGPRQIRDESRMIRPYNMATRAAPFDSLQVADIGDVPINLYDLKKSVDIITEHYKGILAHDVIPLTLGGDHTLTWPVLRAIAAKHGPVALIHVDAHSDTNEEMFGETVAHGCPFRRAYEDGLLLNDKVFQIGLRGSGYAPEDFDWGREKGWTVIPAEECWHKSLAPLMTEIRAKIGDAPVYLSYDIDSLDPAFAPGTGTVEVGGLTTIQGLEIIRGCAGLNLVGCDLVEVSPPYDPAGNTAVIAANYLFEMLCALPGVKRG, encoded by the coding sequence ATGTCAGAACTCAATCAACCACTTGGTGGCAACGTCATGCCGCGCACCGGCGGCCCGGGAACGATGATGCGGCTGCCGACGCAGCCCACCGCCGAAGGGCTCGACGCCTGCTTCGTCGGGATCCCGATGGATATCGGCACCTCGAACCGTCCGGGCACCCGCCTCGGCCCGCGCCAGATTCGCGACGAGAGCCGGATGATCCGCCCCTACAACATGGCGACCCGCGCCGCGCCCTTCGACAGCCTGCAGGTGGCCGACATCGGTGACGTGCCGATCAACCTCTACGATCTGAAGAAGTCGGTCGACATCATCACCGAGCACTACAAGGGCATCCTCGCCCATGACGTGATCCCGCTGACGCTCGGCGGCGACCACACGCTGACCTGGCCGGTGCTGCGCGCCATTGCCGCCAAGCACGGGCCGGTGGCGCTGATCCACGTCGACGCGCATTCCGACACCAACGAGGAGATGTTCGGCGAGACCGTCGCCCATGGCTGCCCCTTCCGGCGCGCCTACGAGGACGGGCTGCTGCTCAACGACAAGGTGTTCCAGATCGGACTGCGCGGCTCGGGCTACGCGCCCGAGGACTTCGACTGGGGCCGCGAGAAGGGCTGGACGGTGATCCCCGCCGAGGAGTGCTGGCACAAGTCGCTGGCGCCGCTGATGACCGAGATCCGCGCCAAGATCGGCGATGCGCCTGTCTATCTCAGCTACGACATCGACAGCCTCGATCCGGCCTTCGCGCCCGGCACCGGCACCGTCGAGGTCGGCGGTCTGACCACCATCCAGGGCCTCGAGATCATCCGCGGCTGCGCCGGTCTGAACCTCGTCGGCTGCGATCTCGTGGAAGTCTCGCCGCCCTACGATCCGGCGGGCAACACCGCGGTCATCGCCGCGAACTACCTCTTCGAGATGCTCTGCGCCCTGCCGGGCGTGAAACGCGGCTGA
- a CDS encoding cupin domain-containing protein, producing the protein MNTSNTTQEDLALGHRLRVLRERAGLSQRSLAKKVGVPNSTISLIESGKTNPSVGALRKILDGIPVSLSEFFAFEPAPERQIFYAAEELVEIGKKNLSLKQVGATLIGRAMMLLRETYAPGADTGRVMYGHEGEEGGIVISGRVEITVGEERKILGPGDAYYFDSRVPHRFRQVGAEPCVLFSACTPPTF; encoded by the coding sequence ATGAACACATCGAACACGACTCAGGAGGACCTTGCGCTGGGTCACCGCCTGCGGGTGCTTCGCGAGCGCGCGGGCCTGTCGCAGCGTAGCCTTGCCAAGAAGGTTGGGGTGCCGAACTCGACCATCTCGCTGATCGAGTCAGGCAAGACCAACCCTTCCGTGGGGGCGCTGCGCAAGATCCTCGACGGTATCCCGGTCAGCCTCTCGGAGTTCTTCGCCTTCGAGCCCGCGCCCGAACGGCAGATCTTCTACGCCGCCGAGGAACTGGTCGAGATCGGCAAGAAGAACCTCTCGCTGAAGCAGGTCGGCGCGACGCTGATCGGCCGGGCGATGATGCTGCTGCGCGAGACCTACGCGCCGGGGGCCGACACCGGCCGGGTGATGTACGGGCACGAGGGCGAGGAGGGCGGCATCGTCATTTCCGGCCGGGTCGAGATCACCGTGGGCGAGGAGCGCAAGATCCTCGGGCCCGGCGATGCCTATTACTTCGACAGCCGCGTGCCGCACCGTTTCCGGCAGGTCGGGGCCGAGCCCTGCGTGCTCTTCTCGGCCTGCACGCCGCCGACCTTCTGA
- a CDS encoding NAD-dependent succinate-semialdehyde dehydrogenase → MKDLNTASLPLKDATLLETRAYVNGTWVEGEKTFPVENPSTGEIIAHVADLSAADVTAAIDAAYAAKKAWAAKSGKERSAVLRKLFDLMVENADDLATILTAEMGKPWAEARGEILYGASYVEWFAEEAKRVYGDMIPGAQSSTRMVIVKQPVGVVGAITPWNFPNAMLARKMAPALAVGCTMVARPSEFTPLSALSLAVLAERAGVPAGVFNVLPGLDAAGMGMEMCASPKVAKLTFTGSTRVGKLLMKQGADTVKKLSLELGGNAPFIVFDDADLDAAVEGVMLAKFRNNGQTCVCANRIYVQAGVYDAFAEKLGAAMGKLTLGDGFAEGVNTGPLINTAALAKVEDHIADAVAKGATVVKGGARSELGRTFYEPTLLTGVTQAMKLAREETFGPLAPLVRFESEDEAIDWANDSEFGLAGYFYTRDIARAWRVGEALETGMVGINTGVISTELAPFGGVKQSGMGREGSKYGCDDYLEIKNLCFGGLS, encoded by the coding sequence ATGAAAGACCTGAACACCGCATCGCTTCCGCTCAAGGACGCGACCCTGCTCGAGACCCGCGCCTACGTGAACGGCACCTGGGTCGAGGGCGAGAAGACCTTCCCGGTGGAGAACCCCTCCACCGGCGAGATCATCGCGCATGTGGCCGATCTTTCGGCCGCTGACGTCACCGCGGCGATCGACGCGGCCTATGCCGCGAAAAAGGCCTGGGCGGCGAAGTCGGGCAAGGAGCGCAGCGCCGTTCTGCGCAAGCTCTTCGACCTCATGGTCGAGAACGCCGACGACCTCGCCACGATCCTCACCGCCGAGATGGGCAAGCCCTGGGCGGAAGCGCGCGGCGAAATCCTCTATGGCGCCTCCTACGTCGAGTGGTTCGCCGAGGAAGCCAAGCGCGTCTACGGCGACATGATCCCCGGCGCGCAGTCGAGCACCCGCATGGTCATCGTCAAGCAGCCGGTGGGCGTCGTCGGCGCGATCACCCCGTGGAACTTCCCCAATGCCATGCTGGCGCGCAAGATGGCGCCGGCGCTGGCGGTGGGCTGCACCATGGTGGCGCGCCCCTCCGAGTTCACCCCGCTCTCGGCGCTGTCGCTGGCGGTGCTGGCCGAGCGCGCGGGCGTGCCCGCGGGTGTCTTCAACGTGCTGCCGGGTCTCGACGCGGCGGGCATGGGCATGGAGATGTGTGCCAGCCCGAAGGTCGCCAAGCTGACCTTCACCGGCTCCACCCGCGTCGGCAAGCTGCTGATGAAGCAGGGCGCCGACACGGTGAAGAAGCTCTCGCTGGAGCTGGGCGGCAACGCGCCCTTCATCGTCTTCGACGATGCCGATCTCGACGCGGCGGTCGAGGGCGTGATGCTGGCGAAGTTCCGTAACAACGGCCAGACCTGCGTCTGCGCCAACCGCATCTACGTGCAGGCGGGCGTCTATGACGCCTTCGCCGAGAAGCTGGGTGCGGCGATGGGCAAGCTGACGCTGGGCGACGGTTTCGCCGAGGGCGTCAACACCGGCCCGCTGATCAACACCGCGGCGCTGGCCAAGGTCGAGGATCACATCGCCGACGCCGTGGCCAAGGGCGCGACCGTGGTGAAGGGCGGCGCCCGCTCCGAACTCGGCCGCACCTTCTACGAGCCGACGCTGCTGACCGGCGTGACGCAGGCGATGAAACTCGCCCGCGAAGAGACCTTCGGCCCGCTCGCCCCGCTGGTGCGCTTCGAGAGCGAGGACGAGGCCATCGACTGGGCGAATGACAGCGAGTTCGGCCTCGCCGGCTACTTCTACACCCGCGACATCGCCCGCGCCTGGCGCGTCGGCGAGGCGCTGGAGACCGGCATGGTCGGCATCAACACCGGCGTCATCTCGACCGAGCTCGCTCCCTTCGGCGGCGTCAAGCAGTCGGGCATGGGCCGCGAGGGGTCCAAGTACGGCTGCGACGACTACCTCGAGATCAAGAACCTCTGCTTCGGCGGTCTGAGCTGA
- a CDS encoding ABC transporter permease, producing MIQSRPRTPLGYLPILLPAFALFAFYVVPFGSMVGMSFFHNLGGGAYEEVFTLENYARLFSPFFLSVLATSFEVAFLVALFAIVVGFPFTYLLVNARRGTQVFWLIVMLSVLSLSEAIIGFAWSTLLSRTAGIGVLFEALGLTEKAQSYAPSLGAVLAGVTYIAMPYAVLLLYPILSRIEPDIEQASRTLGASPLRAFFNVIVPMHRTPIVVSFVMIFVFTLGSYLLPQILGRPTNWTLSVVISDQALLQSNMPFAAALSIFLMTVTILLVLLVTLMNRKGAKA from the coding sequence ATGATCCAGTCCCGTCCACGCACCCCGCTGGGCTACCTGCCCATCCTGCTGCCGGCCTTCGCGCTTTTCGCCTTCTACGTCGTGCCCTTCGGCTCGATGGTCGGCATGTCCTTCTTCCACAACCTCGGCGGCGGCGCCTACGAGGAGGTGTTCACGCTCGAGAACTACGCGCGGCTCTTCTCGCCCTTCTTCCTGAGCGTGCTGGCCACCTCCTTCGAGGTCGCCTTCCTCGTCGCGCTCTTTGCCATCGTCGTCGGCTTCCCCTTCACCTACCTGCTGGTGAACGCGCGCCGCGGCACGCAGGTGTTCTGGCTGATCGTCATGCTCTCGGTGCTGTCGCTGTCGGAGGCGATCATCGGCTTTGCCTGGTCGACGCTGCTGTCGCGCACCGCCGGGATCGGCGTGCTCTTCGAGGCGCTCGGCCTCACCGAGAAGGCGCAGAGCTACGCGCCCTCGCTCGGCGCGGTGCTGGCCGGTGTGACCTACATCGCCATGCCCTACGCCGTGCTGCTGCTCTACCCGATCCTGAGCCGCATCGAGCCCGACATCGAGCAGGCCTCGCGCACGCTCGGTGCCTCGCCGCTGCGCGCCTTCTTCAACGTGATCGTGCCGATGCACCGCACCCCCATCGTGGTCAGCTTCGTGATGATCTTCGTCTTCACGCTGGGCTCGTACCTCTTGCCGCAGATCCTCGGACGGCCGACCAACTGGACGCTCTCGGTGGTGATCTCGGACCAGGCGCTCCTGCAGTCCAACATGCCCTTCGCCGCGGCGCTGTCGATCTTCCTGATGACCGTGACGATCCTGCTGGTGCTGCTCGTCACCCTGATGAACCGGAAAGGCGCCAAGGCATGA
- the pth gene encoding aminoacyl-tRNA hydrolase — MQIFVGLGNPGGKYAKTRHNIGFMAVDRIAEDHGFTPWRARFQGEVAEGRLGSEKVLLLKPQTFMNLSGQSVGEAMRFFKLEPGDVTVFHDELDLAPGKCRVKTGGGHAGHNGLRSIHQHIGEAYHRIRLGIGHPGRKEAVSGYVLHDFAKAEEDWLDDLMRGISDGAKALAEGDKPGFQNAVALRVAPPRSSKSAQKGEAGAEAAKPAAAPAPVEDTRSPMQKLADKFR, encoded by the coding sequence GTGCAGATTTTCGTGGGTCTGGGCAATCCCGGCGGCAAATACGCGAAGACGCGGCACAACATCGGCTTCATGGCCGTCGATCGGATCGCCGAGGATCACGGCTTCACGCCGTGGCGCGCGCGCTTCCAGGGCGAGGTCGCCGAGGGGCGTCTCGGGTCCGAGAAGGTGCTGCTGCTGAAGCCGCAGACCTTCATGAACCTCTCGGGCCAGTCGGTGGGCGAGGCGATGCGCTTCTTCAAGCTCGAGCCGGGCGACGTGACGGTGTTCCACGACGAGCTCGACCTTGCTCCGGGCAAGTGCCGGGTGAAGACCGGCGGCGGCCACGCCGGGCACAACGGGCTGCGCTCGATCCACCAGCACATCGGCGAGGCCTATCACCGCATCCGCCTCGGCATCGGCCACCCGGGCCGCAAGGAAGCGGTGTCGGGCTACGTGCTGCACGATTTCGCCAAGGCCGAGGAAGACTGGCTCGACGACCTGATGCGCGGCATCTCGGACGGGGCGAAGGCGCTGGCCGAGGGCGACAAGCCGGGCTTCCAGAACGCCGTGGCGCTGCGTGTCGCGCCGCCGCGCTCGTCGAAATCCGCGCAGAAGGGCGAGGCAGGCGCGGAGGCGGCGAAACCCGCCGCGGCCCCCGCCCCCGTCGAGGACACCCGCAGCCCGATGCAGAAACTGGCCGACAAGTTCCGCTGA
- a CDS encoding 4-aminobutyrate--2-oxoglutarate transaminase, with the protein MLKQTANAEIETRRKAALARGVGVLTDHYAVKAENSEIWDADGTRLIDFAAGIAVVNTGHRHPKVMAAVAEQLNAFTHTCHQVVPYENYVRLAERLNERAPGDFAKKSMFVTTGAEAVENAVKIARAHTGRQAIVAFSGAFHGRTFMGMTLTGKVAPYKTGFGPMMNDVFHVPFPNELHGVSVEDSFKALDTLFKADVDPARVAAIIFEPVQGEGGFNPAPKEFVERIRKLCDDKGIVMIADEVQTGFARTGTLFAMEAYGVAADLTTMAKGLGGGLPISGVVGRAEIMDAAAPGGLGGTYGGNPLGIAAANAVLDVIDEEKLCERANTLGTRLKARLEALRADVPELAEVRGPGFMVAAEFIGADGTPLPELANAIRLEALNRGLLLLTCGVYGNVIRFLAPITIPDAIFDEAMGILEAAAKTAKGL; encoded by the coding sequence ATGCTCAAGCAGACCGCCAACGCCGAGATCGAAACCCGCCGCAAGGCCGCGCTGGCCCGCGGCGTCGGCGTGCTCACCGACCATTACGCGGTGAAGGCCGAGAATTCCGAGATCTGGGACGCCGACGGCACCCGTCTCATCGACTTCGCCGCGGGCATCGCCGTGGTCAACACCGGCCACCGCCACCCCAAGGTCATGGCCGCCGTCGCCGAGCAGCTGAACGCCTTCACCCACACCTGCCATCAGGTCGTGCCCTACGAGAACTACGTGCGCCTTGCCGAGCGCCTGAACGAACGCGCGCCGGGTGACTTCGCCAAGAAGTCGATGTTCGTCACCACCGGCGCCGAGGCGGTCGAGAACGCTGTGAAGATTGCCCGCGCCCACACCGGCCGTCAGGCCATCGTCGCCTTCAGCGGCGCCTTCCACGGCCGCACCTTCATGGGCATGACGCTGACCGGCAAGGTCGCGCCCTACAAGACCGGCTTCGGCCCGATGATGAACGACGTCTTCCACGTGCCCTTCCCGAACGAGCTTCACGGCGTCAGCGTCGAGGACAGCTTCAAGGCGCTCGACACGCTGTTCAAGGCCGATGTCGACCCGGCCCGCGTCGCCGCGATCATCTTCGAGCCGGTGCAGGGCGAAGGCGGCTTCAACCCCGCACCGAAGGAGTTCGTCGAGCGGATCCGCAAGCTCTGCGACGACAAGGGCATCGTGATGATCGCCGACGAGGTGCAGACCGGCTTCGCCCGCACCGGCACGCTCTTCGCCATGGAAGCCTATGGCGTCGCCGCTGACCTCACCACCATGGCCAAGGGCCTTGGCGGCGGTCTTCCGATCTCGGGCGTGGTCGGCCGCGCCGAGATCATGGACGCGGCGGCCCCCGGCGGCCTCGGCGGCACCTACGGCGGCAACCCGCTCGGCATCGCCGCGGCCAATGCCGTGCTCGACGTGATCGACGAGGAGAAGCTCTGCGAACGCGCCAACACCCTCGGCACCAGGCTGAAGGCCCGTCTCGAAGCGCTGCGCGCCGATGTCCCCGAGCTGGCCGAAGTGCGCGGCCCGGGCTTCATGGTCGCCGCCGAGTTCATCGGCGCGGACGGCACCCCGCTGCCCGAGCTCGCCAATGCCATCCGTCTCGAGGCGCTGAACCGCGGCCTGCTGCTGCTGACCTGCGGCGTCTATGGCAACGTCATCCGCTTCCTCGCGCCGATCACCATCCCCGACGCGATCTTCGACGAGGCCATGGGCATCCTCGAAGCCGCCGCCAAGACCGCGAAAGGGCTCTGA
- a CDS encoding FAD-dependent oxidoreductase, translating into MTLTQKALAHATLYPLWLDNPAAPETCPHLVGAREADLLIVGGGFTGLWAAIIAKQRDPQREVVIIEAGKVAHGASGRPGGIVSTSVMHGLVNAERVFPKDIELLEKLGIDNLDSWRETIEAFGIDADLEWGGEMTVAVRGEDLEELRREYELHMGHGHDVAWLDKTQVQSEVASPLFQAGIWSKERTGTVQPAKLAWGLKAAALKLGVTIHEHTPMEEVEDLGSKLRIRTHDGVITAPKVLFATNAWCAGHKKIKNYVVAMRDRVIATEPLSDEQLARIGWTHRQGIYDTRTQLNYMRLTKDNRIVYGGRIGYYYGDKTDPDGDRQIAVYDRLAGYFFKTFPQLEDVKFSHAWSGPIDLTTRLAVHFQPYYGGKGVYAGGYSGFGVTASRFGARLGIEMLDDTGVPELELGLANSLPRPIPREPFRWPGAAITMRALDEVDDKGGWRRAWVKMVHAMGFPL; encoded by the coding sequence ATGACCCTGACCCAAAAGGCACTCGCCCACGCCACGCTCTACCCGCTGTGGCTCGACAACCCCGCCGCGCCGGAAACCTGCCCGCATCTCGTGGGCGCGCGCGAGGCCGACCTGCTGATCGTCGGCGGCGGCTTCACCGGGCTCTGGGCGGCGATCATCGCCAAGCAGCGCGACCCGCAGCGTGAGGTGGTCATCATCGAGGCCGGCAAGGTGGCGCACGGCGCCTCGGGCCGTCCCGGCGGCATCGTCTCGACCTCGGTCATGCACGGGCTGGTCAACGCCGAGCGCGTCTTCCCGAAGGACATCGAGCTGCTGGAAAAGCTCGGCATCGACAACCTCGACAGCTGGCGCGAGACGATCGAGGCCTTCGGCATCGACGCCGATCTCGAGTGGGGCGGCGAGATGACCGTCGCCGTGCGCGGCGAGGATCTCGAGGAGCTGCGCCGCGAGTACGAGCTGCACATGGGCCACGGCCACGACGTGGCCTGGCTCGACAAGACGCAGGTCCAGTCGGAAGTCGCCTCGCCGCTCTTCCAGGCCGGCATCTGGTCGAAGGAGCGCACCGGCACCGTGCAGCCCGCGAAGCTCGCCTGGGGCCTCAAGGCGGCCGCGCTCAAGCTCGGCGTGACGATCCACGAGCACACGCCGATGGAAGAGGTCGAGGACCTCGGCTCCAAGCTGCGCATCCGCACCCATGACGGGGTGATCACCGCGCCCAAGGTGCTCTTTGCCACCAACGCCTGGTGCGCCGGTCACAAGAAGATCAAGAACTACGTCGTCGCCATGCGCGACCGGGTGATCGCCACCGAGCCGCTCAGCGACGAGCAGCTCGCGCGCATCGGCTGGACCCACCGGCAGGGCATCTACGACACCCGCACCCAGCTCAACTACATGCGCCTCACGAAGGACAACCGCATCGTCTACGGCGGGCGCATCGGCTACTACTACGGCGACAAGACCGACCCCGACGGCGACCGGCAGATCGCGGTCTACGACCGGCTCGCGGGCTATTTCTTCAAGACCTTCCCGCAGCTCGAGGACGTGAAGTTCTCGCACGCCTGGTCCGGTCCGATCGACCTGACCACCCGGCTCGCGGTGCACTTCCAGCCCTACTACGGCGGCAAGGGCGTCTACGCGGGCGGTTACTCAGGCTTCGGCGTAACCGCCTCGCGCTTCGGCGCGCGGCTGGGGATCGAGATGCTGGATGACACCGGCGTGCCCGAGCTGGAGCTCGGCCTTGCCAACTCGCTGCCGCGCCCGATCCCGCGCGAGCCGTTCCGTTGGCCGGGCGCCGCGATCACCATGCGCGCGCTCGACGAGGTGGACGACAAGGGCGGCTGGCGCCGCGCCTGGGTGAAGATGGTGCATGCGATGGGGTTCCCGCTGTGA
- a CDS encoding ABC transporter ATP-binding protein → MSGLIVENVDKFYGNVQALSDISLTVDNGQFVCLLGPSGCGKTSLLRIVAGLEDPSAGRIVLDGADITAKPAHKRDFGMVFQSLALFPHLTVGDNIAYPLAIRGVPKDKRRAEVERLLELVHLPGKADRAITQLSGGQRQRVAIARALIMQPKLFLLDEPMSALDAKLRESMQVEVKRLQRSLGVTSLLVTHDQREAMTTADLVVVMSEGRIQQVAPPIEIYRNPANAFIADFIGITNLIQGRIEGGRFEGPGGALVLPGAKAGNATLSIRPEDITLAPQQGESTLSGKVTFVRHLGATTEISVDTGNADEKDLTVSLPGRTPCPLGVGDTAYLAVDPAAVVVLG, encoded by the coding sequence ATGTCAGGTCTCATCGTCGAAAACGTCGACAAGTTTTACGGAAACGTCCAGGCCCTCAGTGACATCTCGCTCACCGTGGACAATGGCCAGTTCGTCTGTCTTCTGGGGCCTTCGGGCTGCGGCAAGACCAGCCTTCTGCGCATCGTCGCGGGGCTCGAGGACCCGAGCGCCGGGCGGATCGTTCTGGACGGCGCGGACATCACCGCGAAACCCGCGCACAAGCGCGATTTCGGCATGGTGTTCCAGTCGCTTGCGCTCTTCCCGCACCTGACCGTGGGCGACAACATCGCCTACCCGCTCGCCATCCGCGGCGTGCCCAAGGACAAGCGCCGCGCCGAGGTCGAGCGCCTGCTCGAGCTCGTGCACCTTCCCGGCAAGGCCGACCGCGCGATCACCCAGCTGTCGGGCGGCCAGCGCCAGCGCGTCGCCATCGCCCGCGCGCTGATCATGCAGCCCAAGCTCTTCCTGCTCGACGAGCCGATGTCGGCGCTCGACGCCAAGCTGCGCGAGTCGATGCAGGTCGAGGTGAAGCGGCTGCAGCGCAGCCTTGGCGTGACCTCGCTGCTGGTCACCCATGACCAGCGCGAGGCGATGACCACCGCCGACCTCGTGGTGGTCATGTCCGAAGGTCGCATCCAGCAGGTCGCGCCGCCGATCGAGATCTACCGCAACCCCGCCAACGCCTTCATCGCCGATTTCATCGGCATCACCAACCTGATCCAGGGCCGCATCGAGGGTGGCCGGTTCGAGGGTCCGGGCGGCGCGCTGGTGCTGCCGGGCGCCAAGGCGGGCAATGCCACCCTGTCGATCCGCCCCGAGGACATCACCCTTGCGCCGCAGCAGGGCGAGAGCACGCTGAGCGGCAAGGTGACCTTCGTGCGCCATCTCGGCGCCACGACCGAGATCAGCGTCGACACCGGCAACGCGGACGAGAAGGACCTGACGGTCAGCCTGCCCGGCCGCACACCCTGCCCGCTCGGGGTCGGCGACACCGCCTATCTCGCGGTCGATCCCGCGGCCGTCGTCGTCCTGGGCTGA
- a CDS encoding DUF2237 domain-containing protein, translating to MQKDRAINVLGGQLHPCSVQPLTGYFRDGHCNTCAEDAGSHTVCAVMTAEFLAYSKYVGNDLSTPRPGLRFPGLKPGDQWCLCALRFLQAHDEGCAPKVQLESTHARALEVVSLDILEEHRSE from the coding sequence ATGCAAAAGGATCGGGCGATCAACGTATTGGGCGGCCAGCTCCACCCCTGCTCGGTGCAGCCGCTGACCGGCTACTTCCGCGATGGCCATTGCAACACCTGCGCCGAGGACGCGGGCAGCCACACCGTCTGCGCGGTGATGACGGCCGAGTTCCTCGCCTATTCCAAGTATGTCGGCAATGACCTCTCGACCCCGCGCCCCGGGCTGCGCTTTCCCGGGCTGAAGCCGGGCGACCAGTGGTGCCTCTGCGCGCTGCGCTTCCTGCAGGCCCATGACGAGGGCTGCGCGCCGAAAGTGCAGCTCGAGTCCACCCATGCCCGCGCGCTCGAGGTGGTCTCGCTCGACATCCTCGAAGAGCACAGGTCCGAGTAG
- a CDS encoding extracellular solute-binding protein encodes MIRTSSLTRRTLLKTAGAMPLALAAPSVLRAAGDPLKVGVYGGYFQDSFDSFVYPEFTKATGIEIESIAVPTGEAWLIQLQQAARAKRAPADVSMMATVSIMRGMRTGLWATLDEAAMPNVSNILPTLQNRYENGGLAAVGAVSWYITVATNTDTFPEPIGSWAELWDPKYQDSLGLLALVSNSYLLEITAKTFFGGTEYLSSDESILEVLAKVAELKPNTRLWYRDEAQFEQALKSGEIPIGQYYHDVTGLAAADGFPVRSNFPKEGGLRESGNWAVAGVSDKIDQAQVFIDYMSQPSVQAMLARNLGTAPNVARESMDLTDEEFAAVSSEIEPVVPRYDLHFERTDWLNQIWAEMLQA; translated from the coding sequence ATGATCAGAACTTCCTCGCTCACGCGCCGAACTCTCCTCAAGACCGCCGGCGCCATGCCGCTCGCGCTGGCCGCGCCCTCCGTGCTGCGCGCCGCGGGCGATCCGCTGAAGGTCGGCGTCTACGGCGGCTATTTCCAGGACAGCTTCGACAGCTTCGTCTACCCCGAGTTCACCAAGGCCACCGGCATCGAGATCGAGAGCATCGCGGTCCCCACCGGCGAGGCCTGGCTGATCCAGCTGCAGCAGGCCGCCCGCGCCAAGCGCGCCCCGGCGGACGTGTCGATGATGGCCACCGTCAGCATCATGCGCGGCATGCGCACCGGCCTCTGGGCAACGCTCGACGAGGCGGCGATGCCGAACGTGTCGAACATCCTGCCGACGCTGCAGAACCGCTACGAGAACGGCGGGCTCGCCGCGGTCGGCGCGGTCTCCTGGTACATCACCGTCGCGACCAACACCGACACCTTCCCCGAGCCGATCGGCAGCTGGGCCGAGCTCTGGGATCCGAAGTACCAGGACAGCCTCGGGCTGCTGGCGCTGGTGTCGAACTCCTACCTGCTCGAGATCACCGCGAAGACCTTCTTCGGCGGCACCGAGTACCTGTCGAGCGACGAGAGCATCCTCGAGGTGCTGGCCAAGGTCGCCGAGCTGAAGCCGAACACGCGCCTGTGGTACCGTGACGAGGCGCAGTTCGAGCAGGCGCTGAAGTCGGGCGAGATCCCGATCGGCCAGTACTACCACGACGTCACCGGCCTTGCTGCCGCCGACGGCTTCCCGGTGCGCTCGAACTTCCCCAAGGAAGGCGGCCTGCGCGAGTCCGGGAACTGGGCCGTGGCGGGCGTGTCGGACAAGATCGACCAGGCGCAGGTCTTCATCGACTACATGTCGCAGCCCTCGGTGCAGGCGATGCTGGCGCGGAACCTCGGCACCGCGCCGAACGTCGCGCGCGAAAGCATGGACCTGACCGACGAGGAATTCGCCGCCGTGTCCTCCGAGATCGAGCCGGTGGTCCCGCGCTACGACCTGCATTTCGAGCGCACCGACTGGCTCAACCAGATCTGGGCCGAGATGCTCCAGGCCTGA